From Mustela erminea isolate mMusErm1 chromosome 1, mMusErm1.Pri, whole genome shotgun sequence, a single genomic window includes:
- the HOOK2 gene encoding protein Hook homolog 2 isoform X2: MSVDKAELCGSLLTWLQTFHVPSPCTSPQDLSSGLAVAYVLNQIDPSWFNEAWLQGISDDPGPNWRLKVSNLKTILQSLVEYSQDVLGHPVLEQHLPDVSLIGEFSDPEELGKLLQLVLGCAISCEKKQEHIQRIMTLEESVQHVVMEAIQELMTKDTPDSLSPETYGNFDNQSRRYYFLSEEADEGDELRQRCLDLERQLVLLAEEKQSLAQENAALRERAGRPEGEGAAGLTAKKLLLLQSQLEQLQEENFRLENGREDERLHCAELEREVSELQQRNQALTSLAQEAQALKDEMDELRQSSERAGQLEATLSSCRRRLGELRELRRQVRQLEERNAGHAERTRQLEDELRRAGSLRAQLEAQRRQVQELQGQRQEEAMKAEKWLFECRNLEEKYELVTKEKERLLAERDSLREANEELRCAQLQPRGPTQADPSLDPTSPAVENLAAEILPAELRETLLRLQLENKQLCQQEAAYRERQEELQRHLEDANRARHGLETQLRLNQQQLLELRAQVEDLQKALQEQGGKTEDSISALLKRKLEEHLQKLHEADLELQRKREYIEELEPPADSGTRRIEELQHSLQKKDADLRAMEERYRCYVDRVHTVMQTLEPKQRPSAGAPPELHTLRTQLRERDVRIRHLEMDFEKSRSQREQEEKLLISAWYNMGMALQQRAGEERAPAHAQSFLAQQRLATNTRRGPLGRLASLNTRPTDKH, encoded by the exons ATGAGCGTGGACAAGGCCGAGCTATGCGGGTCTCTGCTCACCTGG ttGCAGACGTTCCACGTCCCGTCGCCCTGTACCAGCCCCCAGGACCTGAGCAGTGGACTCGCCGTAGCCTATGTGCTGAACCAGAT AGACCCTTCCTGGTTCAACGAGGCGTGGCTCCAGGGCATCTCAGATGACCCAGGTCCCAACTGGAGGCTGAAG GTTAGCAATCTGAAGACCATCTTACAGAGCTTGGTGGAGTACTCCCAGGAT GTCCTGGGACATCCTGTTTTGGAGCAGCACCTTCCAGATGTGAGCCTCATTGGCGAGTTTTCAGACCCAGAAGAACTTGGCAAGCTGCTTCAGCTGGTGCTTGGCTGTGCCATCAGTTGCGAGAAGAAGCAGG AACACATCCAGAGAATCATGACACTGGAGGAATCTGTGCAGCATGTGGTAATGGAAGCCATCCAGGAG CTCATGACCAAAGACACCCCTGACTCCCTGTCACCAGAAACCTATGGGAACTTTGATAACCAG TCCCGAAGGTACTACTTCCTGAGCGAGGAGGCCGATGAAGGGGATGAACTTCGGCAGCGCTGTCTGGACCTAGAGCGGCAG CTGGTGCTCCTGGCCGAGGAGAAGCAGAGCCTGGCCCAGGAGAACGCGGCGCTGCGGGAGCGGGCTGGCCGGCCAGAGGGCGAGGGCGCCGCGGGCCTCACTGCCAAGAAGCTGTTGCTGCTGCAGTCCCAGCTGGAGCAGCTGCAGGAGGAGAACTTCAG GCTGGAGAACGGCAGGGAGGACGAGCGCCTGCACTGTGCCGAGCTGGAGCGGGAGGTCTCGGAGCTGCAGCAGCGGAACCAGGCGCTGACCAGTCTGGCCCAGGAGGCGCAGGCGCTGAAGGATGAGATGGACGAGCTGCG GCAGTCCTCTGAGCGTGCTGGACAGCTGGAGGCCACGCTGAGCAGCTGTCGGCGCCGGCTGGGTGAGCTGCGGGAGCTGAGGCGGCAGGTGCGGCAGCTGGAGGAGCGCAACGCCGGCCACGCCGAGCGGACCCGGCAGCTGGAGGATGAGCTACGCCGGGCCGGCTCGCTTCGTGCCCAGCTCGAGGCACAGCGGCGGCAG GTTCAGGAACTTCAGGGCCAAAGGCAGGAGGAGGCCATGAAGGCTGAGAAATGGCTCTTCGAGTGTCGAAATCTGGAAGAGAAGTACGAGTTGGTGACAAAGGAGAAGGAG CGGCTGCTGGCAGAGAGGGACTCCTTGCGGGAGGCCAATGAGGAACTGCGCTGTGCCCAGCTCCAGCCCCGGGGGCCGACCCAGGCTG ACCCTTCGCTGGATCCCACCTCACCAGCTGTGGAAAACTTAGCAGCAGAGATCCTACCTGCGGAGCTGAG GGAGACGCTCCTGCGGCTTCAGCTGGAGAACAAGCAGCTGTGCCAGCAGGAGGCGGCCTACCGGGAGCGGCAGGAGGAGCTGCAGCGCCACCTGGAGGACGCCAACCGCGCGCGCCACGGGCTGGAAACACAGCTGCG GCTGAACCAGCAGCAGCTGTTGGAGCTGCGGGCGCAGGTGGAGGACTTGCAGAAGGCCTTGCAAGAGCAGGGGGGCAAGACTGAGGAT TCGATT TCCGCCCTGCTGAAGAGGAAGCTGGAGGAACATCT GCAGAAGCTGCATGAAGCGGATCTGGAGCTGCAGAGGAAGCGAGAATACATCGAGGAGTTGGAACCGCCTGCTGACAGCGGCA CCCGGCGTATCGAGGAGCTGCAGCATAGCCTGCAGAAGAAGGATGCGGACCTGCGGGCCATGGAAGAGCGCTACCGCTGCTACGTGGACAGGGTGCACACG GTCATGCAGACCCTGGAACCCAAACAACGGCCGTCGGCGGGGGCACCCCCAGAACTTCACACCCTGAGGACACAGCTCCGGGAGCGGGACGTCCGCATCCGGCACCTGGAG ATGGACTTTGAGAAGAGTCGAAGTCAGCGGGAGCAGGAAGAAAAGTTGCTCATCAGTGCCTGGTATAATATG ggCATGGCTCTGCAGCAGCGAGCTGGGGAGGAGCGGGCACCCGCCCACGCCCAGTCATTCCTGGCCCAGCAGCGCCTGGCCACCAACACTCGCCGGGGGCCCCTGGGACGCCTAGCATCCCTGAACACGCGCCCCACGGACAAGCACTGA
- the HOOK2 gene encoding protein Hook homolog 2 isoform X1: MSVDKAELCGSLLTWLQTFHVPSPCTSPQDLSSGLAVAYVLNQIDPSWFNEAWLQGISDDPGPNWRLKVSNLKTILQSLVEYSQDVLGHPVLEQHLPDVSLIGEFSDPEELGKLLQLVLGCAISCEKKQEHIQRIMTLEESVQHVVMEAIQELMTKDTPDSLSPETYGNFDNQSRRYYFLSEEADEGDELRQRCLDLERQLVLLAEEKQSLAQENAALRERAGRPEGEGAAGLTAKKLLLLQSQLEQLQEENFRLENGREDERLHCAELEREVSELQQRNQALTSLAQEAQALKDEMDELRQSSERAGQLEATLSSCRRRLGELRELRRQVRQLEERNAGHAERTRQLEDELRRAGSLRAQLEAQRRQVQELQGQRQEEAMKAEKWLFECRNLEEKYELVTKEKERLLAERDSLREANEELRCAQLQPRGPTQADPSLDPTSPAVENLAAEILPAELRETLLRLQLENKQLCQQEAAYRERQEELQRHLEDANRARHGLETQLRLNQQQLLELRAQVEDLQKALQEQGGKTEDSISALLKRKLEEHLQKLHEADLELQRKREYIEELEPPADSGTARRIEELQHSLQKKDADLRAMEERYRCYVDRVHTVMQTLEPKQRPSAGAPPELHTLRTQLRERDVRIRHLEMDFEKSRSQREQEEKLLISAWYNMGMALQQRAGEERAPAHAQSFLAQQRLATNTRRGPLGRLASLNTRPTDKH; the protein is encoded by the exons ATGAGCGTGGACAAGGCCGAGCTATGCGGGTCTCTGCTCACCTGG ttGCAGACGTTCCACGTCCCGTCGCCCTGTACCAGCCCCCAGGACCTGAGCAGTGGACTCGCCGTAGCCTATGTGCTGAACCAGAT AGACCCTTCCTGGTTCAACGAGGCGTGGCTCCAGGGCATCTCAGATGACCCAGGTCCCAACTGGAGGCTGAAG GTTAGCAATCTGAAGACCATCTTACAGAGCTTGGTGGAGTACTCCCAGGAT GTCCTGGGACATCCTGTTTTGGAGCAGCACCTTCCAGATGTGAGCCTCATTGGCGAGTTTTCAGACCCAGAAGAACTTGGCAAGCTGCTTCAGCTGGTGCTTGGCTGTGCCATCAGTTGCGAGAAGAAGCAGG AACACATCCAGAGAATCATGACACTGGAGGAATCTGTGCAGCATGTGGTAATGGAAGCCATCCAGGAG CTCATGACCAAAGACACCCCTGACTCCCTGTCACCAGAAACCTATGGGAACTTTGATAACCAG TCCCGAAGGTACTACTTCCTGAGCGAGGAGGCCGATGAAGGGGATGAACTTCGGCAGCGCTGTCTGGACCTAGAGCGGCAG CTGGTGCTCCTGGCCGAGGAGAAGCAGAGCCTGGCCCAGGAGAACGCGGCGCTGCGGGAGCGGGCTGGCCGGCCAGAGGGCGAGGGCGCCGCGGGCCTCACTGCCAAGAAGCTGTTGCTGCTGCAGTCCCAGCTGGAGCAGCTGCAGGAGGAGAACTTCAG GCTGGAGAACGGCAGGGAGGACGAGCGCCTGCACTGTGCCGAGCTGGAGCGGGAGGTCTCGGAGCTGCAGCAGCGGAACCAGGCGCTGACCAGTCTGGCCCAGGAGGCGCAGGCGCTGAAGGATGAGATGGACGAGCTGCG GCAGTCCTCTGAGCGTGCTGGACAGCTGGAGGCCACGCTGAGCAGCTGTCGGCGCCGGCTGGGTGAGCTGCGGGAGCTGAGGCGGCAGGTGCGGCAGCTGGAGGAGCGCAACGCCGGCCACGCCGAGCGGACCCGGCAGCTGGAGGATGAGCTACGCCGGGCCGGCTCGCTTCGTGCCCAGCTCGAGGCACAGCGGCGGCAG GTTCAGGAACTTCAGGGCCAAAGGCAGGAGGAGGCCATGAAGGCTGAGAAATGGCTCTTCGAGTGTCGAAATCTGGAAGAGAAGTACGAGTTGGTGACAAAGGAGAAGGAG CGGCTGCTGGCAGAGAGGGACTCCTTGCGGGAGGCCAATGAGGAACTGCGCTGTGCCCAGCTCCAGCCCCGGGGGCCGACCCAGGCTG ACCCTTCGCTGGATCCCACCTCACCAGCTGTGGAAAACTTAGCAGCAGAGATCCTACCTGCGGAGCTGAG GGAGACGCTCCTGCGGCTTCAGCTGGAGAACAAGCAGCTGTGCCAGCAGGAGGCGGCCTACCGGGAGCGGCAGGAGGAGCTGCAGCGCCACCTGGAGGACGCCAACCGCGCGCGCCACGGGCTGGAAACACAGCTGCG GCTGAACCAGCAGCAGCTGTTGGAGCTGCGGGCGCAGGTGGAGGACTTGCAGAAGGCCTTGCAAGAGCAGGGGGGCAAGACTGAGGAT TCGATT TCCGCCCTGCTGAAGAGGAAGCTGGAGGAACATCT GCAGAAGCTGCATGAAGCGGATCTGGAGCTGCAGAGGAAGCGAGAATACATCGAGGAGTTGGAACCGCCTGCTGACAGCGGCA CAGCCCGGCGTATCGAGGAGCTGCAGCATAGCCTGCAGAAGAAGGATGCGGACCTGCGGGCCATGGAAGAGCGCTACCGCTGCTACGTGGACAGGGTGCACACG GTCATGCAGACCCTGGAACCCAAACAACGGCCGTCGGCGGGGGCACCCCCAGAACTTCACACCCTGAGGACACAGCTCCGGGAGCGGGACGTCCGCATCCGGCACCTGGAG ATGGACTTTGAGAAGAGTCGAAGTCAGCGGGAGCAGGAAGAAAAGTTGCTCATCAGTGCCTGGTATAATATG ggCATGGCTCTGCAGCAGCGAGCTGGGGAGGAGCGGGCACCCGCCCACGCCCAGTCATTCCTGGCCCAGCAGCGCCTGGCCACCAACACTCGCCGGGGGCCCCTGGGACGCCTAGCATCCCTGAACACGCGCCCCACGGACAAGCACTGA
- the HOOK2 gene encoding protein Hook homolog 2 isoform X3 — protein MSVDKAELCGSLLTWLQTFHVPSPCTSPQDLSSGLAVAYVLNQIDPSWFNEAWLQGISDDPGPNWRLKVSNLKTILQSLVEYSQDVLGHPVLEQHLPDVSLIGEFSDPEELGKLLQLVLGCAISCEKKQEHIQRIMTLEESVQHVVMEAIQELMTKDTPDSLSPETYGNFDNQSRRYYFLSEEADEGDELRQRCLDLERQLVLLAEEKQSLAQENAALRERAGRPEGEGAAGLTAKKLLLLQSQLEQLQEENFRLENGREDERLHCAELEREVSELQQRNQALTSLAQEAQALKDEMDELRQSSERAGQLEATLSSCRRRLGELRELRRQVRQLEERNAGHAERTRQLEDELRRAGSLRAQLEAQRRQVQELQGQRQEEAMKAEKWLFECRNLEEKYELVTKEKERLLAERDSLREANEELRCAQLQPRGPTQADPSLDPTSPAVENLAAEILPAELRETLLRLQLENKQLCQQEAAYRERQEELQRHLEDANRARHGLETQLRLNQQQLLELRAQVEDLQKALQEQGGKTEDSALLKRKLEEHLQKLHEADLELQRKREYIEELEPPADSGTARRIEELQHSLQKKDADLRAMEERYRCYVDRVHTVMQTLEPKQRPSAGAPPELHTLRTQLRERDVRIRHLEMDFEKSRSQREQEEKLLISAWYNMGMALQQRAGEERAPAHAQSFLAQQRLATNTRRGPLGRLASLNTRPTDKH, from the exons ATGAGCGTGGACAAGGCCGAGCTATGCGGGTCTCTGCTCACCTGG ttGCAGACGTTCCACGTCCCGTCGCCCTGTACCAGCCCCCAGGACCTGAGCAGTGGACTCGCCGTAGCCTATGTGCTGAACCAGAT AGACCCTTCCTGGTTCAACGAGGCGTGGCTCCAGGGCATCTCAGATGACCCAGGTCCCAACTGGAGGCTGAAG GTTAGCAATCTGAAGACCATCTTACAGAGCTTGGTGGAGTACTCCCAGGAT GTCCTGGGACATCCTGTTTTGGAGCAGCACCTTCCAGATGTGAGCCTCATTGGCGAGTTTTCAGACCCAGAAGAACTTGGCAAGCTGCTTCAGCTGGTGCTTGGCTGTGCCATCAGTTGCGAGAAGAAGCAGG AACACATCCAGAGAATCATGACACTGGAGGAATCTGTGCAGCATGTGGTAATGGAAGCCATCCAGGAG CTCATGACCAAAGACACCCCTGACTCCCTGTCACCAGAAACCTATGGGAACTTTGATAACCAG TCCCGAAGGTACTACTTCCTGAGCGAGGAGGCCGATGAAGGGGATGAACTTCGGCAGCGCTGTCTGGACCTAGAGCGGCAG CTGGTGCTCCTGGCCGAGGAGAAGCAGAGCCTGGCCCAGGAGAACGCGGCGCTGCGGGAGCGGGCTGGCCGGCCAGAGGGCGAGGGCGCCGCGGGCCTCACTGCCAAGAAGCTGTTGCTGCTGCAGTCCCAGCTGGAGCAGCTGCAGGAGGAGAACTTCAG GCTGGAGAACGGCAGGGAGGACGAGCGCCTGCACTGTGCCGAGCTGGAGCGGGAGGTCTCGGAGCTGCAGCAGCGGAACCAGGCGCTGACCAGTCTGGCCCAGGAGGCGCAGGCGCTGAAGGATGAGATGGACGAGCTGCG GCAGTCCTCTGAGCGTGCTGGACAGCTGGAGGCCACGCTGAGCAGCTGTCGGCGCCGGCTGGGTGAGCTGCGGGAGCTGAGGCGGCAGGTGCGGCAGCTGGAGGAGCGCAACGCCGGCCACGCCGAGCGGACCCGGCAGCTGGAGGATGAGCTACGCCGGGCCGGCTCGCTTCGTGCCCAGCTCGAGGCACAGCGGCGGCAG GTTCAGGAACTTCAGGGCCAAAGGCAGGAGGAGGCCATGAAGGCTGAGAAATGGCTCTTCGAGTGTCGAAATCTGGAAGAGAAGTACGAGTTGGTGACAAAGGAGAAGGAG CGGCTGCTGGCAGAGAGGGACTCCTTGCGGGAGGCCAATGAGGAACTGCGCTGTGCCCAGCTCCAGCCCCGGGGGCCGACCCAGGCTG ACCCTTCGCTGGATCCCACCTCACCAGCTGTGGAAAACTTAGCAGCAGAGATCCTACCTGCGGAGCTGAG GGAGACGCTCCTGCGGCTTCAGCTGGAGAACAAGCAGCTGTGCCAGCAGGAGGCGGCCTACCGGGAGCGGCAGGAGGAGCTGCAGCGCCACCTGGAGGACGCCAACCGCGCGCGCCACGGGCTGGAAACACAGCTGCG GCTGAACCAGCAGCAGCTGTTGGAGCTGCGGGCGCAGGTGGAGGACTTGCAGAAGGCCTTGCAAGAGCAGGGGGGCAAGACTGAGGAT TCCGCCCTGCTGAAGAGGAAGCTGGAGGAACATCT GCAGAAGCTGCATGAAGCGGATCTGGAGCTGCAGAGGAAGCGAGAATACATCGAGGAGTTGGAACCGCCTGCTGACAGCGGCA CAGCCCGGCGTATCGAGGAGCTGCAGCATAGCCTGCAGAAGAAGGATGCGGACCTGCGGGCCATGGAAGAGCGCTACCGCTGCTACGTGGACAGGGTGCACACG GTCATGCAGACCCTGGAACCCAAACAACGGCCGTCGGCGGGGGCACCCCCAGAACTTCACACCCTGAGGACACAGCTCCGGGAGCGGGACGTCCGCATCCGGCACCTGGAG ATGGACTTTGAGAAGAGTCGAAGTCAGCGGGAGCAGGAAGAAAAGTTGCTCATCAGTGCCTGGTATAATATG ggCATGGCTCTGCAGCAGCGAGCTGGGGAGGAGCGGGCACCCGCCCACGCCCAGTCATTCCTGGCCCAGCAGCGCCTGGCCACCAACACTCGCCGGGGGCCCCTGGGACGCCTAGCATCCCTGAACACGCGCCCCACGGACAAGCACTGA
- the HOOK2 gene encoding protein Hook homolog 2 isoform X4, translating into MRVSAHLVADVPRPVALYQPPGPEQWTRRSLCAEPDVSNLKTILQSLVEYSQDVLGHPVLEQHLPDVSLIGEFSDPEELGKLLQLVLGCAISCEKKQEHIQRIMTLEESVQHVVMEAIQELMTKDTPDSLSPETYGNFDNQSRRYYFLSEEADEGDELRQRCLDLERQLVLLAEEKQSLAQENAALRERAGRPEGEGAAGLTAKKLLLLQSQLEQLQEENFRLENGREDERLHCAELEREVSELQQRNQALTSLAQEAQALKDEMDELRQSSERAGQLEATLSSCRRRLGELRELRRQVRQLEERNAGHAERTRQLEDELRRAGSLRAQLEAQRRQVQELQGQRQEEAMKAEKWLFECRNLEEKYELVTKEKERLLAERDSLREANEELRCAQLQPRGPTQADPSLDPTSPAVENLAAEILPAELRETLLRLQLENKQLCQQEAAYRERQEELQRHLEDANRARHGLETQLRLNQQQLLELRAQVEDLQKALQEQGGKTEDSISALLKRKLEEHLQKLHEADLELQRKREYIEELEPPADSGTARRIEELQHSLQKKDADLRAMEERYRCYVDRVHTVMQTLEPKQRPSAGAPPELHTLRTQLRERDVRIRHLEMDFEKSRSQREQEEKLLISAWYNMGMALQQRAGEERAPAHAQSFLAQQRLATNTRRGPLGRLASLNTRPTDKH; encoded by the exons ATGCGGGTCTCTGCTCACCTGG ttGCAGACGTTCCACGTCCCGTCGCCCTGTACCAGCCCCCAGGACCTGAGCAGTGGACTCGCCGTAGCCTATGTGCTGAACCAGAT GTTAGCAATCTGAAGACCATCTTACAGAGCTTGGTGGAGTACTCCCAGGAT GTCCTGGGACATCCTGTTTTGGAGCAGCACCTTCCAGATGTGAGCCTCATTGGCGAGTTTTCAGACCCAGAAGAACTTGGCAAGCTGCTTCAGCTGGTGCTTGGCTGTGCCATCAGTTGCGAGAAGAAGCAGG AACACATCCAGAGAATCATGACACTGGAGGAATCTGTGCAGCATGTGGTAATGGAAGCCATCCAGGAG CTCATGACCAAAGACACCCCTGACTCCCTGTCACCAGAAACCTATGGGAACTTTGATAACCAG TCCCGAAGGTACTACTTCCTGAGCGAGGAGGCCGATGAAGGGGATGAACTTCGGCAGCGCTGTCTGGACCTAGAGCGGCAG CTGGTGCTCCTGGCCGAGGAGAAGCAGAGCCTGGCCCAGGAGAACGCGGCGCTGCGGGAGCGGGCTGGCCGGCCAGAGGGCGAGGGCGCCGCGGGCCTCACTGCCAAGAAGCTGTTGCTGCTGCAGTCCCAGCTGGAGCAGCTGCAGGAGGAGAACTTCAG GCTGGAGAACGGCAGGGAGGACGAGCGCCTGCACTGTGCCGAGCTGGAGCGGGAGGTCTCGGAGCTGCAGCAGCGGAACCAGGCGCTGACCAGTCTGGCCCAGGAGGCGCAGGCGCTGAAGGATGAGATGGACGAGCTGCG GCAGTCCTCTGAGCGTGCTGGACAGCTGGAGGCCACGCTGAGCAGCTGTCGGCGCCGGCTGGGTGAGCTGCGGGAGCTGAGGCGGCAGGTGCGGCAGCTGGAGGAGCGCAACGCCGGCCACGCCGAGCGGACCCGGCAGCTGGAGGATGAGCTACGCCGGGCCGGCTCGCTTCGTGCCCAGCTCGAGGCACAGCGGCGGCAG GTTCAGGAACTTCAGGGCCAAAGGCAGGAGGAGGCCATGAAGGCTGAGAAATGGCTCTTCGAGTGTCGAAATCTGGAAGAGAAGTACGAGTTGGTGACAAAGGAGAAGGAG CGGCTGCTGGCAGAGAGGGACTCCTTGCGGGAGGCCAATGAGGAACTGCGCTGTGCCCAGCTCCAGCCCCGGGGGCCGACCCAGGCTG ACCCTTCGCTGGATCCCACCTCACCAGCTGTGGAAAACTTAGCAGCAGAGATCCTACCTGCGGAGCTGAG GGAGACGCTCCTGCGGCTTCAGCTGGAGAACAAGCAGCTGTGCCAGCAGGAGGCGGCCTACCGGGAGCGGCAGGAGGAGCTGCAGCGCCACCTGGAGGACGCCAACCGCGCGCGCCACGGGCTGGAAACACAGCTGCG GCTGAACCAGCAGCAGCTGTTGGAGCTGCGGGCGCAGGTGGAGGACTTGCAGAAGGCCTTGCAAGAGCAGGGGGGCAAGACTGAGGAT TCGATT TCCGCCCTGCTGAAGAGGAAGCTGGAGGAACATCT GCAGAAGCTGCATGAAGCGGATCTGGAGCTGCAGAGGAAGCGAGAATACATCGAGGAGTTGGAACCGCCTGCTGACAGCGGCA CAGCCCGGCGTATCGAGGAGCTGCAGCATAGCCTGCAGAAGAAGGATGCGGACCTGCGGGCCATGGAAGAGCGCTACCGCTGCTACGTGGACAGGGTGCACACG GTCATGCAGACCCTGGAACCCAAACAACGGCCGTCGGCGGGGGCACCCCCAGAACTTCACACCCTGAGGACACAGCTCCGGGAGCGGGACGTCCGCATCCGGCACCTGGAG ATGGACTTTGAGAAGAGTCGAAGTCAGCGGGAGCAGGAAGAAAAGTTGCTCATCAGTGCCTGGTATAATATG ggCATGGCTCTGCAGCAGCGAGCTGGGGAGGAGCGGGCACCCGCCCACGCCCAGTCATTCCTGGCCCAGCAGCGCCTGGCCACCAACACTCGCCGGGGGCCCCTGGGACGCCTAGCATCCCTGAACACGCGCCCCACGGACAAGCACTGA